The following proteins come from a genomic window of Vicinamibacterales bacterium:
- the amrS gene encoding AmmeMemoRadiSam system radical SAM enzyme has protein sequence MFSRRQLLITAARSLPLSIVPPWSSLVAGAGWTPNAVRARYWTTAALAGAECRLCHDQPLRPDAVHQHVRTTVRCLLCAQRCTIVAGQAGKCRARTNVRGELRTLVYGYPLAVHIDPIEKKPFYHFLPGSSALSLGTAGCPLRCKFCQNWELSQSTPGDVESQYVAPEELVRTAETRRTPVIAFTYNEPTVFIEYVLDVAGQARARGIHAVMVSCGFANEVPLADVCGALSAIKIDLKGFSEEFYRNVCGAELQPVLRSIKQIAKSGRHLELVNLVVPTLNDSDKALMGLAAWVAGELGPDVPVHFTRFHPDYQLRNLPPTPVATLERARQMARDKGIHYAYVGNVPGHPGNHTYCPKCQEAVIRRDNFFVTETHIRDGRCEYCKQAIAGVWA, from the coding sequence ATGTTCTCCCGGCGCCAACTCCTCATCACGGCGGCCCGGAGTCTGCCTCTCTCCATCGTACCGCCGTGGTCATCGCTCGTCGCCGGAGCCGGATGGACGCCCAACGCCGTGAGGGCCCGGTACTGGACGACGGCGGCGCTGGCCGGCGCGGAGTGCCGTCTGTGCCACGATCAGCCGCTCAGGCCGGATGCGGTGCACCAGCACGTGCGAACCACGGTGCGGTGCCTGCTGTGCGCCCAGCGGTGCACGATAGTTGCCGGTCAGGCGGGCAAGTGCCGGGCCCGGACCAACGTCCGCGGCGAACTCCGGACGCTGGTTTACGGCTACCCCTTGGCCGTCCACATCGACCCGATCGAGAAGAAGCCCTTCTACCACTTCCTTCCCGGCTCCTCGGCCTTGTCGCTCGGAACGGCCGGCTGTCCCCTGCGCTGCAAGTTCTGCCAGAACTGGGAACTGTCCCAGTCGACGCCCGGTGACGTCGAGAGCCAGTACGTCGCGCCCGAGGAACTCGTCCGCACCGCGGAGACGCGTCGCACGCCCGTCATCGCGTTCACCTACAACGAACCGACCGTCTTCATCGAGTACGTGCTCGACGTCGCGGGCCAGGCGCGCGCGCGTGGCATCCACGCGGTCATGGTCAGTTGCGGCTTTGCAAACGAGGTCCCGTTGGCCGACGTCTGCGGCGCCCTCTCCGCGATCAAGATCGACCTGAAGGGATTCAGCGAGGAGTTCTACCGCAACGTGTGCGGCGCCGAACTGCAGCCGGTGCTTCGCAGCATCAAGCAGATTGCGAAGAGCGGGCGGCATCTCGAACTGGTCAACCTCGTGGTCCCGACGCTGAACGATTCCGACAAGGCGTTGATGGGCCTGGCCGCATGGGTGGCCGGCGAACTGGGGCCAGACGTTCCCGTGCACTTCACGCGGTTTCATCCCGACTATCAATTGCGCAACCTGCCGCCGACCCCGGTCGCCACGCTGGAACGGGCCAGGCAGATGGCCCGGGACAAGGGAATTCACTACGCGTACGTCGGCAACGTTCCCGGACATCCAGGCAATCACACCTACTGTCCGAAGTGTCAAGAGGCCGTCATCCGGCGCGACAACTTCTTCGTCACCGAGACGCACATCAGGGACGGAAGATGCGAGTACTGCAAGCAGGCGATTGCAGGGGTGTGGGCGTAA
- a CDS encoding ROK family protein, with protein MFRIGIDLGGTKIEAIALADDGSIPVRLRVPTPRQDYQGTLDAIAGLVREVESAIGGHRCTVGIGMPGVVSPATGLVKNANSTWLIGHAIEEELAALLQRPVRLANDANCFALSEASDGAGAGADCVFGVIIGTGTGGGVVVHGHLLTGRNAVAGEWGHNPLPWPTGAESPGPACYCGRHGCIETFISGPGLARDHRAMTGGAVDAAEIVRCAGQGDAAASASLARYEQRMARSLATIINVLDPDVIVLGGGMSKVERLYRNVPGLWGPFVFSDRVDTRLVPPAHGDSSGVRGAAWLWPA; from the coding sequence ATGTTCCGGATTGGCATTGACCTCGGCGGCACGAAGATCGAAGCGATTGCCCTGGCAGACGACGGGTCGATCCCGGTCCGGCTCAGGGTACCCACCCCACGGCAGGACTACCAAGGCACTCTCGACGCCATAGCCGGGCTCGTTCGCGAAGTGGAGTCGGCCATCGGCGGCCACCGGTGCACCGTCGGTATCGGCATGCCAGGCGTGGTCTCGCCCGCAACCGGGCTCGTCAAGAACGCCAACTCGACGTGGCTGATCGGACACGCGATCGAAGAGGAACTGGCGGCGCTCCTCCAGCGTCCGGTGCGTCTCGCGAATGACGCGAACTGCTTCGCGCTCTCGGAGGCCAGCGATGGGGCGGGCGCCGGCGCCGACTGCGTCTTCGGCGTCATCATCGGGACGGGAACCGGAGGGGGAGTCGTCGTCCACGGCCACCTGCTGACCGGCCGGAACGCCGTCGCGGGGGAGTGGGGGCACAACCCGCTCCCGTGGCCGACCGGGGCTGAGTCGCCGGGGCCGGCCTGCTACTGCGGGCGACACGGATGCATCGAGACGTTCATCTCGGGGCCCGGTCTCGCGCGCGACCATCGGGCGATGACGGGCGGCGCTGTCGATGCGGCGGAGATCGTCCGGTGCGCGGGACAGGGCGATGCCGCGGCGTCGGCGTCGCTCGCCCGTTATGAGCAGCGCATGGCCAGGTCGCTTGCCACCATCATCAACGTGCTCGATCCGGACGTCATCGTTCTCGGTGGCGGCATGTCGAAAGTCGAGCGGTTGTACCGGAACGTGCCGGGCCTCTGGGGTCCATTCGTCTTCTCGGACCGGGTGGACACCCGCCTCGTGCCGCCGGCCCATGGCGATTCGAGCGGCGTCCGCGGGGCCGCGTGGCTATGGCCCGCGTAG
- a CDS encoding twin-arginine translocase TatA/TatE family subunit: MRIGLPELILILAILLLLFGTSRLSGLGKGLGQAIRGFKDEIDPKDEHRDAK; the protein is encoded by the coding sequence ATGAGAATAGGTCTGCCCGAGCTGATCCTGATCCTCGCCATCCTTCTCCTCCTTTTCGGCACCAGCCGGTTGTCCGGCCTGGGCAAGGGGTTGGGCCAGGCAATCCGCGGTTTCAAGGATGAGATCGACCCGAAGGACGAGCACCGCGACGCGAAGTAG
- a CDS encoding response regulator transcription factor translates to MRVLVVEDYVPIQKAVAKSLREAGFAVDAASDGEEGLWYASNNDYDVVVLDLMLPRVDGLTLLTNIREQGRSAHVLILTAKDTVEDRVRGLDLGADDYLVKPFAMEELLARVRALARRAYCTKNPELTVADLRLDTIGQRVWRGRDEVSLTAREYALLEYLAMRAGQVVTRTDIWEHVYEFNAEADSNVVDVYIGYLRRKIDRPGQPSAIQTIRGTGYSLRASS, encoded by the coding sequence ATGCGGGTGCTCGTGGTCGAGGACTACGTGCCAATTCAGAAGGCGGTCGCCAAGAGCCTGCGCGAAGCGGGGTTCGCGGTGGACGCGGCGAGCGACGGCGAGGAAGGCCTCTGGTACGCCTCCAACAACGACTATGACGTCGTCGTGCTCGACCTGATGCTGCCGCGCGTGGACGGCTTGACGCTCCTCACGAATATCCGGGAGCAGGGTCGGTCGGCGCACGTCCTGATCCTGACGGCCAAGGACACCGTGGAGGATCGGGTGCGGGGGCTCGACCTCGGAGCGGACGACTACCTCGTCAAGCCATTCGCCATGGAGGAACTGCTCGCCCGCGTGCGTGCCCTGGCACGCCGCGCCTACTGCACCAAGAATCCGGAGTTGACCGTTGCCGACCTGCGCCTCGACACGATCGGGCAGCGGGTGTGGCGCGGTCGGGATGAGGTGAGTCTGACTGCCCGCGAGTACGCCCTCCTCGAGTATCTCGCGATGCGGGCCGGCCAGGTGGTCACGCGAACCGACATCTGGGAACACGTCTACGAGTTCAACGCGGAGGCCGACTCGAACGTGGTAGACGTCTACATCGGCTACCTGCGGCGGAAGATCGACCGCCCCGGTCAGCCGTCCGCGATCCAGACCATCCGCGGCACTGGCTACTCATTGCGAGCCTCGTCATGA
- a CDS encoding lytic transglycosylase domain-containing protein: MARVALLLLFLCLAVGATTAVPQSIDRSDRAATTATPTRGIGSYAGLGRLFRELAGSTAQATPEQAAARLFDFEQVVRAVAGVGQASRPGSALEGHTLAEYAAAFNGLSTILIPTDRAARRRDDTAYRLHSLGYSAKEIADILAGRITRTALDNAQKMLMTGSRTSLVSDYLDREYGRLAALAQRRQDAIRKNSRPNSSPPPGAAQADAYVVRYAAVHGVDAALVRAVIDCESGWNPEARSKVGAIGLMQLMPGTARQLGVNPLDPEQNVEGGVRYLAGLLRIFRTNEHALIAYNAGPGFADRYVHGQAALYGETREFVKNVLERLVR, encoded by the coding sequence ATGGCCCGCGTAGCGCTTCTCCTCCTGTTTCTCTGTCTGGCCGTTGGCGCGACGACGGCCGTGCCTCAATCGATCGACCGATCCGACAGGGCGGCGACGACTGCCACGCCGACGCGGGGCATCGGCAGCTATGCGGGCCTCGGACGGCTCTTTCGTGAACTGGCCGGGAGCACCGCGCAGGCGACACCTGAGCAGGCGGCCGCCCGGCTCTTCGACTTCGAACAGGTGGTGAGAGCGGTGGCCGGCGTCGGGCAAGCGTCCCGGCCCGGCAGTGCCCTCGAGGGCCACACGCTCGCCGAATACGCCGCCGCCTTCAACGGGCTGTCCACAATCCTCATTCCCACCGACCGCGCGGCGCGACGGCGGGACGACACGGCGTACCGCCTGCACAGCCTCGGGTACTCGGCCAAGGAGATCGCGGACATCCTGGCCGGACGCATCACACGCACGGCCCTCGACAACGCACAGAAGATGCTGATGACCGGGTCTCGGACCTCACTGGTATCCGACTATCTCGATCGAGAGTACGGCCGGCTGGCGGCACTCGCTCAGCGTCGGCAGGACGCCATCCGGAAGAACAGTCGACCGAATTCCTCGCCGCCTCCTGGCGCGGCGCAGGCCGATGCCTACGTGGTGCGATACGCCGCGGTGCATGGCGTGGACGCTGCGCTCGTGCGCGCCGTCATTGACTGCGAGTCGGGCTGGAATCCCGAGGCACGGTCGAAGGTGGGGGCGATCGGCCTGATGCAACTGATGCCGGGCACGGCGCGCCAACTCGGCGTCAATCCGCTCGACCCGGAGCAGAACGTCGAAGGCGGCGTGCGCTACCTGGCGGGCCTGCTGCGCATCTTCCGGACCAACGAACACGCGCTGATTGCGTACAACGCGGGTCCGGGGTTCGCCGATCGCTACGTGCACGGTCAGGCCGCGCTCTACGGTGAGACGCGCGAGTTCGTGAAGAACGTGTTGGAGAGGCTCGTGAGATGA
- a CDS encoding CoA-binding protein gives MKTVTRQTIDGFASDRTLAIIGVSANGKGFGNAAYKELKGRGYRMLPVHPTANTIQGDPCWHALADLPRPIERLLVAVSPDRAEAVVREAAAAGIKAVWLQQGAASPEALRAAEELGLDAVHGHCILMFAEPTASFHKFHRWLWGVLGKIPS, from the coding sequence ATGAAGACTGTCACCAGGCAGACGATCGACGGCTTTGCGTCCGACCGCACGCTCGCGATCATTGGCGTGTCGGCCAACGGCAAGGGATTCGGGAACGCCGCATACAAGGAACTGAAGGGGCGCGGCTACCGGATGCTTCCCGTGCATCCGACGGCCAACACGATCCAGGGCGACCCGTGCTGGCACGCGCTGGCCGACCTGCCGCGGCCGATCGAACGACTCCTCGTTGCCGTGAGCCCGGACCGGGCCGAGGCTGTCGTGCGGGAAGCGGCGGCGGCGGGCATCAAGGCCGTCTGGCTCCAGCAGGGCGCAGCGTCTCCGGAGGCCTTGCGCGCGGCCGAAGAACTCGGCCTGGACGCCGTCCACGGCCACTGCATCCTGATGTTCGCGGAACCCACCGCATCGTTCCACAAGTTCCATCGGTGGCTGTGGGGCGTGCTGGGGAAGATCCCGTCGTAG
- a CDS encoding carboxypeptidase regulatory-like domain-containing protein, whose protein sequence is MTETVPVRAALLGVRFIAPILLCFATLSAPAGAQARPGAPAVPVAGYVQDQTGGMLPGAEVTLRPVVAGIGGPPRMVTTNDGGLFRFDDVPAGTYELRAQFQGFTPTALQVRVGSRAPGRQKLTLEIAGLAQEVTVATDSAAVTLDPTQNRDGVSVDKKMLADMPAFDRNYLDAVSAFLDPGAAGTGGTTLVVDGMEGRKVGVSASAIEQIKINQDPYAAEYARPGGGRVEVITKAGSEAYHGEFNLTFRDGALNARNAFSDTRPTEQRRIYEGMLSGPILDGRTTSFMLSVNREETDQQAIVFAQDPAGPVRLTMATPQRNVEVSATVNRQQGKKQTLSFRVTYQSESARNEGVGGTSLPDAASNSANRELQLVFSHRAMLTGTLVNQFRLLVGGDHQTNTSLNQARRIVVQDAFTGGGAQVDQFKEERHFTLSETIAWSRTQHTVKAGVSIPDWSRRRFDDRGNFGGTFSFSSLDDYAHNRPYVFTQQQGDGRLVFLQKVFAAFVQDDIAIRRNLSVAIGLRYDWQNFFVDNNNVASRISFAWAPGSNARTVVRGGFGIFYDRTGTGPMHDVEQSREGHLLRYTILNPGYPDPLGPGATIANQPTSLVQFSPAVHMPYTAQFGVGVEQQLAKSTTLAVTYTGTRGVDLFLSRDINAPPPPLYLTRPDPTHGTIRDMEAVGRQWSHSLQFTLRGRMSRLFGGSVRYVLSRAQNDTSGINSRPANDYDLTGEWALAEFDERHRFDVMGAFTPWSWCRLGVNLSLRSGRPYSLRTGRDDYNNGTANARPAGVPRNSLEGPGSARLDLRWSREIELRKGKKRDEGAKLTLGVDAFNVLNRVNYNGYVGNLSSPFFGQPVSAQPARRLQLSARLEF, encoded by the coding sequence ATGACAGAAACCGTGCCCGTGCGTGCCGCTCTCCTCGGAGTACGATTCATCGCGCCGATTCTCCTGTGTTTCGCCACCCTGTCGGCACCCGCCGGCGCCCAGGCCAGGCCGGGCGCTCCGGCGGTCCCGGTGGCGGGCTACGTCCAAGACCAGACCGGCGGAATGCTTCCCGGCGCGGAGGTCACGTTGCGGCCCGTCGTCGCCGGCATCGGCGGCCCGCCGCGAATGGTCACGACCAACGACGGCGGCCTCTTCCGGTTCGACGATGTGCCGGCGGGCACGTACGAACTCCGCGCGCAGTTCCAGGGTTTCACGCCGACGGCCTTGCAGGTGCGCGTGGGCTCCCGGGCACCAGGGCGGCAGAAGCTGACCCTCGAGATTGCCGGCCTCGCCCAGGAAGTCACGGTCGCCACCGACTCGGCGGCCGTCACGCTCGATCCGACGCAGAATCGCGACGGCGTGTCGGTCGACAAGAAGATGCTCGCCGACATGCCCGCCTTCGACCGGAACTACCTGGACGCCGTGTCGGCGTTCCTCGACCCTGGTGCGGCCGGCACGGGAGGCACGACGCTGGTCGTCGACGGCATGGAGGGTCGGAAGGTCGGCGTGTCGGCCTCGGCGATCGAGCAGATCAAGATCAATCAGGATCCGTATGCGGCGGAGTATGCACGGCCAGGCGGCGGTCGCGTCGAGGTGATCACGAAGGCCGGGTCCGAGGCATACCACGGCGAGTTCAACCTCACGTTCCGCGATGGAGCGTTGAACGCGCGCAACGCGTTCTCCGACACGCGCCCCACCGAACAGCGGCGGATCTACGAAGGCATGCTGAGCGGACCGATCCTCGACGGCCGGACAACCTCGTTCATGCTGTCGGTCAATCGCGAGGAGACCGACCAACAGGCCATCGTGTTCGCCCAGGATCCGGCAGGACCGGTTCGTCTGACGATGGCGACCCCGCAGCGCAACGTCGAGGTGTCGGCCACGGTGAACCGGCAACAAGGGAAGAAGCAGACGTTGTCGTTCCGCGTGACCTATCAGAGCGAGAGCGCGCGAAACGAAGGCGTCGGCGGCACCTCGCTACCCGACGCGGCGTCGAATTCGGCGAACCGCGAACTGCAGCTCGTCTTCAGCCATCGGGCGATGCTCACCGGCACGCTGGTGAACCAGTTTCGACTGCTCGTCGGCGGCGACCACCAGACGAACACGAGCCTGAATCAGGCCCGGCGGATCGTCGTGCAGGACGCGTTCACCGGGGGCGGCGCCCAGGTCGACCAGTTCAAGGAGGAGCGGCACTTCACGCTCAGCGAAACGATCGCCTGGTCCAGGACACAACACACGGTGAAGGCCGGCGTGAGCATTCCGGACTGGAGCCGACGCCGGTTCGACGACCGCGGCAATTTCGGCGGCACGTTCTCGTTCAGCAGCCTGGACGACTACGCCCACAACCGGCCCTACGTCTTCACGCAACAGCAAGGCGATGGCCGGCTGGTGTTCTTGCAGAAGGTGTTTGCCGCATTCGTCCAGGACGATATCGCCATCCGGCGAAACCTGTCGGTGGCGATCGGCCTGCGGTACGACTGGCAGAACTTCTTCGTCGACAACAACAATGTCGCGTCCCGCATCTCGTTCGCCTGGGCGCCCGGGTCGAACGCCCGCACGGTGGTTCGGGGCGGCTTCGGGATCTTCTACGACCGGACTGGCACCGGACCGATGCACGACGTCGAGCAGTCGAGGGAGGGCCATCTCCTTCGCTACACGATCCTCAATCCCGGTTACCCCGATCCGCTGGGGCCGGGCGCGACGATTGCCAATCAACCAACGAGTCTCGTCCAGTTCTCGCCAGCCGTGCACATGCCCTACACGGCGCAATTCGGCGTCGGCGTCGAACAACAACTGGCCAAGTCCACGACACTGGCGGTGACCTACACCGGAACTCGCGGCGTGGATCTGTTCCTCTCGCGCGACATCAATGCGCCGCCGCCACCGCTCTACCTGACGAGACCGGATCCGACGCACGGCACCATCCGCGACATGGAAGCGGTTGGACGGCAATGGAGCCACTCGCTCCAGTTCACGCTGCGCGGGCGGATGAGCCGCCTGTTCGGCGGGTCGGTGCGGTACGTGTTGAGCCGCGCTCAGAACGACACGAGCGGCATCAACTCGCGCCCCGCCAACGACTACGACCTCACCGGCGAGTGGGCGCTCGCCGAGTTCGACGAGCGCCATCGGTTCGACGTCATGGGCGCGTTCACGCCCTGGTCGTGGTGCAGGCTGGGCGTGAACCTGTCGCTGCGGTCGGGCAGGCCCTACAGCCTGCGGACCGGGCGCGATGACTACAACAACGGCACGGCGAACGCCCGCCCGGCCGGAGTGCCGCGCAACAGCCTGGAGGGCCCGGGATCGGCCCGGCTCGACCTGCGCTGGTCTCGGGAGATCGAGTTGAGAAAAGGCAAGAAGCGCGATGAAGGCGCGAAGCTGACGCTCGGGGTCGACGCATTCAACGTGTTGAATCGCGTGAACTACAACGGCTACGTGGGCAATCTCAGCTCGCCGTTCTTCGGTCAGCCTGTCTCGGCACAGCCGGCGCGGCGGCTGCAACTGTCGGCGCGACTCGAGTTCTGA
- a CDS encoding OsmC family protein, with protein sequence MAVTIDIRYLGDLHCEATHGPSGRQFVTDAPTDNGGKGEAFSPTDLVATALGTCLLTVMGIVAKRDGLDLSGTKVTVIKEMTAVPLRRVGALTVTITVPPDRIPSPKDRAKLERTADTCPVKQSLHPDVKVELRFVYA encoded by the coding sequence ATGGCTGTCACGATCGATATTCGATACCTGGGAGACTTGCACTGTGAGGCGACGCACGGCCCGTCCGGCCGTCAGTTCGTGACCGACGCTCCGACGGACAACGGGGGAAAGGGAGAGGCGTTCTCGCCGACCGACCTCGTTGCCACTGCGCTGGGGACGTGTCTGCTGACGGTGATGGGGATCGTTGCGAAACGTGACGGGCTGGATCTGTCGGGCACGAAGGTGACCGTCATCAAGGAGATGACCGCGGTGCCGCTGCGTCGTGTCGGCGCTCTCACCGTGACGATCACCGTTCCGCCCGACCGCATTCCATCCCCGAAGGACCGAGCCAAACTCGAGCGCACGGCGGACACCTGCCCGGTCAAGCAGAGCCTTCATCCGGACGTGAAGGTCGAACTGCGGTTCGTGTACGCGTAG
- a CDS encoding PAS domain S-box protein: MLKSPLSCEQIVEMSGDGLWTMDGRRRTTSMNARMGALLGFAPDDLIGRPVADLMFDEDLQAHEARMAGRAAGVGGRYEQRFRRADGSPLWCLVRETALLGPGGEIEGSIGIFTDISDRKQVEEALRDSEHSLRELQRVAGVGWFVHDISARTWRGSGALDELFGIGQAFPRTMESWLSLVHADDHAEVQARFQRTLAGGEPFSCEYRIVRPKDRQIRWVQGLGEFIDRGGGQSTRVFGTIQDLTEHMRQDQEQRHLESRLLQAQKLESLGVLAGGIAHDFNNLLTSILGNADLALLDLPPGTPAADSIVAIEAAARRAAEIARQMLAYSGHGRFVLEPLHLSRIVLEMKRMLEVAVSKGVSLRWDLDGHMNRAEVDPGQIRQLVMNLTVNASEAIGSNGGVVSIRTGNTTEHALPLDVDYLGEDIPDGRFVFVEVSDTGPGIDEATRLRLFDPFFSTKFPGRGLGLPAVLGIVRGHRGHIQVLSEPGHGATFRAIFPAVDAPVSRPIAGVPPDAATAKAPTVLVVDDEDSVRLLAKRFVERCGYRVLTATNGVEALAMVREHPGDIGCVLLDLTMPKMDGEATLCELRHIEPDLPVVMASGYQGQEIKERLVDQALAGFIQKPYRLADLKATLDSVLA, from the coding sequence GTGCTGAAGAGCCCGCTGAGTTGCGAGCAGATCGTCGAGATGTCCGGCGATGGCCTCTGGACGATGGACGGACGCCGGCGCACCACCTCCATGAACGCGCGGATGGGGGCCTTGCTTGGCTTCGCGCCGGACGACCTCATCGGTCGCCCCGTGGCCGATCTCATGTTCGATGAAGATCTGCAGGCGCACGAGGCTCGGATGGCGGGGCGCGCTGCTGGCGTTGGTGGCCGGTACGAGCAGCGGTTCCGGCGCGCGGACGGCAGCCCGCTCTGGTGCCTGGTGCGGGAGACAGCCCTCCTCGGGCCTGGCGGCGAGATCGAGGGGTCGATCGGGATCTTCACCGACATCTCCGACCGCAAACAGGTCGAAGAGGCGCTGCGCGACAGCGAGCATTCGCTGCGGGAATTGCAGCGCGTCGCCGGCGTCGGATGGTTCGTCCATGACATCTCGGCCCGCACGTGGCGGGGTTCCGGAGCACTCGACGAGCTGTTCGGCATCGGTCAGGCCTTCCCGAGGACGATGGAGAGCTGGCTGTCGCTCGTGCATGCCGATGACCACGCAGAGGTCCAAGCCAGGTTTCAGCGGACGCTTGCGGGCGGCGAACCGTTCTCCTGCGAGTATCGAATCGTCCGCCCGAAGGACCGACAGATCCGCTGGGTGCAGGGTCTCGGCGAGTTCATCGATCGCGGAGGCGGGCAGTCGACCCGCGTGTTCGGTACAATTCAGGATCTCACCGAGCACATGCGCCAGGATCAGGAGCAGCGACACCTGGAGTCGCGGCTGCTGCAGGCGCAGAAGCTCGAGAGTCTCGGCGTGCTGGCTGGCGGCATCGCCCACGACTTCAACAACCTGCTGACGTCCATCCTTGGAAACGCGGACCTCGCACTGCTCGACCTGCCGCCAGGCACTCCAGCAGCCGACAGCATCGTGGCCATCGAGGCGGCCGCGCGGCGTGCGGCCGAGATTGCCCGGCAGATGCTCGCCTACTCGGGTCACGGCCGCTTCGTGCTCGAGCCGCTCCACCTGTCGCGGATCGTCCTCGAGATGAAGCGCATGCTCGAAGTGGCGGTCTCCAAGGGCGTCTCGCTCAGGTGGGACCTCGACGGCCACATGAACCGGGCGGAGGTGGATCCCGGTCAGATTCGCCAACTCGTCATGAACTTGACCGTCAATGCATCCGAGGCGATCGGCAGCAACGGCGGCGTGGTGAGCATCCGGACGGGAAATACCACAGAGCACGCCCTGCCCCTGGACGTCGACTACCTCGGCGAGGACATACCCGATGGTCGCTTTGTCTTCGTGGAGGTCTCCGACACCGGACCTGGAATCGACGAGGCGACGAGGCTGCGCCTGTTCGATCCCTTCTTCAGCACCAAGTTTCCCGGTCGAGGCCTCGGGCTCCCGGCCGTCCTCGGCATCGTCCGCGGCCACCGCGGCCACATCCAGGTTCTCAGCGAGCCGGGCCATGGGGCAACGTTCCGCGCGATCTTTCCCGCCGTGGATGCGCCCGTGTCACGACCAATCGCTGGTGTGCCACCCGACGCCGCCACAGCGAAAGCGCCCACGGTCCTCGTTGTGGACGATGAGGACAGCGTGAGGCTGCTGGCGAAGAGGTTCGTCGAACGCTGCGGGTACCGGGTCCTCACCGCGACCAACGGCGTCGAGGCCCTGGCCATGGTGCGTGAACACCCTGGAGACATCGGCTGCGTGCTCCTCGACCTCACCATGCCGAAGATGGACGGAGAGGCGACGCTTTGTGAACTGCGGCACATCGAACCCGACCTGCCGGTCGTGATGGCCAGCGGATACCAGGGGCAGGAGATCAAAGAGCGGCTGGTTGACCAGGCGCTGGCGGGCTTCATCCAGAAGCCATACAGGCTGGCGGACCTGAAAGCGACCCTGGATTCAGTACTCGCGTAG
- a CDS encoding ATP-binding protein produces MMMRSLRGRLLASVIGGMAVLLIAFAALVFEVMERSLREGFDAALAATLHTVNGAIEQDARGIRVDVDERDLPEFRRPRNPDYFEVWRNTGEVLARSSSLGELSLDRPDAPADGVVVRRIRLPNGRRGRAATARLVPRTDDEGARLTSPRHVIVVVARDSAPLDDQMSALKWLLGLGTGGTIALSLLLAGLIVRRGLGPLDELAAQIASIGENDLSARIALDAPPSELSPVVQRLNGLLQRLDEAFARERAFTADAAHELRTPLAGLRATVEVALARPREQAEYRESLSECLAILQHTETLVDRLLALTRMEGRQTPIAADTVSVAELVETAWRPLAQSIEARHLVVSNRVPAGAACTGDRGILLMALTALAANAAEYTNDGGRIDIETVTLPEQVTLTVSNTGCRLSSNDVSHVFERFWRGDPARGDTGRHCGLGLTLVQQAVGAIGGTVTASVVDGVFCVQLTLPFASPGGVVS; encoded by the coding sequence ATGATGATGCGATCACTGCGCGGCCGCCTGCTCGCGTCGGTCATCGGGGGAATGGCGGTCCTCCTGATCGCGTTCGCGGCGCTCGTCTTCGAGGTCATGGAACGCTCGTTGCGGGAGGGATTCGACGCCGCACTCGCCGCCACGCTCCACACGGTGAACGGGGCGATCGAACAGGACGCTCGCGGGATCCGCGTCGATGTCGACGAGCGCGACCTGCCGGAGTTCCGGCGACCCCGCAATCCGGACTACTTCGAGGTCTGGCGGAACACAGGCGAGGTACTCGCCCGCTCGTCGTCGCTCGGGGAGTTGAGTCTCGACCGCCCTGACGCACCCGCCGACGGCGTGGTGGTCCGCAGGATCCGCCTGCCGAACGGCCGGCGTGGTCGGGCGGCAACCGCGCGCCTCGTGCCCCGAACAGACGATGAAGGTGCGCGTCTCACGTCTCCGCGCCATGTAATCGTCGTCGTCGCCCGAGACAGCGCCCCCCTCGACGACCAGATGTCCGCGTTGAAGTGGTTGCTGGGGCTGGGCACGGGCGGCACCATCGCCCTGTCGTTGTTGCTGGCCGGCCTGATCGTGCGCCGGGGTCTCGGGCCGCTCGACGAACTGGCGGCGCAGATTGCCTCCATCGGCGAGAACGACCTGTCCGCACGGATCGCCCTGGATGCTCCGCCCTCGGAATTGTCTCCCGTCGTCCAGCGGCTCAACGGCCTCCTGCAGCGTCTCGACGAGGCGTTCGCGCGCGAGCGTGCGTTCACCGCGGACGCCGCACACGAACTGCGGACGCCGCTGGCGGGCCTCCGCGCGACCGTCGAGGTCGCGCTGGCTCGACCGCGTGAGCAGGCGGAGTATCGAGAATCGTTGTCCGAATGCCTCGCGATCCTTCAGCACACCGAAACGCTCGTGGATCGGTTGCTGGCGCTGACGCGAATGGAGGGCCGGCAAACGCCGATCGCCGCCGACACGGTTTCGGTGGCCGAACTGGTCGAGACGGCGTGGCGGCCGCTGGCGCAATCGATCGAGGCGCGTCACCTGGTCGTGTCGAACCGCGTGCCCGCCGGCGCCGCGTGCACCGGCGACCGCGGCATCCTGCTCATGGCGCTGACCGCTCTCGCGGCAAATGCCGCGGAGTACACGAATGACGGCGGCCGCATCGACATCGAGACCGTCACGCTGCCGGAGCAGGTGACCCTGACCGTATCCAATACCGGGTGCCGCCTCTCGAGCAACGATGTCTCACACGTCTTCGAGCGATTCTGGCGCGGGGATCCTGCACGCGGCGACACCGGTCGCCACTGCGGCCTCGGCCTGACCTTGGTGCAACAGGCCGTTGGCGCGATTGGCGGAACCGTGACCGCCAGCGTGGTGGACGGCGTTTTCTGCGTTCAATTGACCCTTCCGTTCGCGTCCCCAGGTGGTGTCGTGTCATGA